GACAACCTAACGACGGACGCTCATCTCATCATGAATTGGGTTTGCAAGACGAGAAATGGAACTAGCTGACCTTCATCCGTGGCCTCCTGGAACTGGGTGACGAGATCCTGACGAGGCGGACGCAAATcaaacggagaaaaaaaaatcagctgaTCAGCGCGAGGATTTTGCAGGATAAACCAGTCGAATCTTTTCCATGAGCcaaaaagcaaagcaaaagtGAGCCAACCTGGAGGTGCTGGTCTCTCGGGGTGCCGTGGCGTCCGGTCCGCTCGACCTGCCGCTGCGCGTTCGTGAACATCGATCCCCCTCCGACccggcagagagagagagagagagagagagagagagattcccGATCTGCTCACCGCGCCGCCGTGGTTGGGGGGGAGAAacgctgctggtggtggtggcggagccgATGCCCGCGGGAATCGGGAGCGGTGGTCTCGACGAGCTCCCCACGCACGGAGAGCCTCGGCTCGCCCAGCGGAAGCGAGGGGGCACCTCTCGCCGGagtgatgccgccgccgccgtgtttcGTCGTGAAGGGTCtcgcccgggggggggggggggggggggggggggggatttgcCGCCGCCGTGTTTCGtcgaggagagaggggagagcggGGAACAGCTCAATCCGGGCCGTACGACATCGATCTAACGGTTTCGGATGGGGACACGTCATGCATTGAAACACAGTTTCGGGCTCTTTTTTGGAACGAAGGATTTTCATGGGAAATTTATAGGGTTTATACTGCTATATACGTACTGTACAACTCATGTACGGTTAGATATATACAACCATATATCAATATAAGAGAAGAGCATGTTCATATGCATTGCAGCTGTTTACCACCGTTGATCAAATTCAGTTATACGTGAGTCGGATAGTTAGGTCATATGCATAGCAATTTTCGATGTAACTACggaattattttatatttttccaatGAAGCTCTTTGGTTTGAAAGATTTGGCTACAAAATTTTTATAGGAATCCTTTCTTTCCTCCaccttttaacttttttagGATTTCAAACAGGAGCTCAAACCTCTTGGTTTTGATTTCCTTTGAGAAGTCCAATTCACCGTGTCTCTTCATTTCTCTTCTCAACTCTATCTTAATAATACGAGTATCTAAATTCCCCATGAATTTCCTATGAAGTATCTAAATTTCCTTCGAATTCCCTATGAAGTATCTAAACAAACCGTTGGATATATTCATGTGTCATAGGTAGTGGGCCGAGGGGTCGAGGCCCTAGGGATAAGGATAGAGTCGGTTGGATAGGATTAGATTTGATCCTccctccatctatataaggatggtAGAATCAAGATTAGTCTCTCCCAACCTAAGTCCCCCTCCCTagcagccgtcgccgcccgactaTCATCCCTagcagccgtcgccgcccgactaTCCTCCCGGCGGTGTTTACCCCCCTATGAATCCTAATCGATAAcatcatgtgttttcaattccCGACTTTCTATTTCTGCGTTTTTActatttatgtgtttttttcaATTTCTGCGTTCCAAAGGAGCCCTAGCATCTTAGCAACTCTGATCTTTCCAACGTTGAAGTATCAGTGCATCTTGTAATGGATTTtgctcttcctttttttttactaacttcTTACAAAATCTACTCTTCCTTGCAATGCAGGACAAAACAATATTTACTGCAAAATCAAGGCAACGAGTAGCATAGTAAAGCTCTCGTGTGGTTGCAGCAGTCACACTTTACAAACCATTGTAGTATTGAACTGGTAACCTAGAGCTGGCAAAATTTGGGAAAAGAAATACAGCTGATGCAGTTGTACGTGAGAGACTTCTGAGCACAGCTGGGGCAAACAGATTCAGATGTTAGCTTTTGAGCAAACCAAATACTGTTAGGTTCAAGAACTCAGGGTCTTCTTGTTGGTGTCTTCTCAATCTGTGACGCGGAGTGGCTGTTCATTCTTCACAATCAACTCAACTTGATTCTGGTCAGCCCATACAGCTGCATCCAGATACCCAAGCTCATATAATTTGTCTAGAACCTCGTCTTCGGCGGGTTCCAGAGCCCAGTTAAACAGCTGTAATTGATTTGAGAATTGAGACAGTGTCAAGGTGAATCAAGGTGAGTGGTAAAAATTGTGCATTTCGAAAGTGACTGACCTGTCGGGGGCTAGCTCTGTTCTCCGGATTGCAGTCTGGACTAATACCAATCCCTTGCAATCCTAGTCGACTGGCTGGGAAAGCACAAATTCGAACCTGCAATTGTAGGCATAGTGTCAAGAATAAGCATTGCAAAACAGGCAGCATGGCACATTGTCCTGTTGTATGCATCAAAGATGTGTACACAAAGTAGTACAACGCAACTGGTTCTGCTAATGGATATCGTGGGGGGCCTCCCTCACTGTTTccagtaaaaaaagaaaaactcagaGTAGAATATTTTTGGAGACAGAGAAGCCCTCAACTCACAAGTGTGATGCATCCTGCATGAGATAGGCCAACTTGCACACGCCCATTCAGAAGGAGAAGCGGTTTCAGAATTGCACATTCAAATTTCAGTACAGTTTTTTAAAACAGATTGCTCAGTtatggaaaaggaaaagaaagaagatacCCCAAATTCAGGTTATACAGTTATCTTCACTGTAAAGTATAAAGAGAGCAACAGAAAATGTATTAAGTTTGAGAAGAAAAACACATTATTATGTACTCAGCTTATGATCATTTTAGTACATGAACACATCACAGTGCTTGCACCTACTACAGAACAAAACATGTCTGAGGTGTCCCTATGTTGCATTGTTCAAAATCATAGTCTAACCAAGACAGACATGTCATACGGTTTTCAATTGTAAAATCAACAATCAGTGGGGGAAATGCTTTTCATACATGTGCAGAAAACTCAATAGTTCTAGTGATCAGAATAATTTTGCAGAACCAAAAGAAGTTATGACATACTGTTTCGGAAGCAGAAGTTGGTGGCATAAACAACGTAAGGCCCCCATCAATGCACAGCCTGTTCCGGAAGAAAGTTGCAGGCCTGGGAGCTAAATATCTGAAACAAGCACACCCAATTATTCTTAAACTTAGAACACAAAATATAGAAGATACATACAGTACGAGTGAGGAAAAGTTAACATGAATCTTACCCAGGAATAAAAGAGGATGTAATAACTGCACTGATTACATCATCTTTTGAGTCAAATTGGTCAACCAGTAAGCCCCTAGGCCTCCAGGACAGCTGAGTAATAGCAACTGATGAGAAGAAGTTAAGTGTTCTTAATTATTAAATCCAGTTACTTGTCAGAAAATAATGTAGCAGAAAATACACACAGCAAATATGAATAAGCAATGGTTGAACAGTATGAAAGCTTACCACGGATCCTTCCGTTGCACCTAATGTGCACATCATCTGGGAGAAACCTGTCTAGAACATCCTTGAGTACAGCCTGCTCAAGTGCACAAGATTACAAGGTTAAAAACATATCATTCAATCAGCCAGCACATGAACTATTTAGTGACTTGAGTGCCATATATGTCTGTCGCCTTCAGCGTATTTTTCAAAGGATACACCAGGTTACTCATCACAGTTTTCTCGAATTATTACAGTATAAACACCAAGGTATTGCAAAGTTGAAACATAGTTGGCAAATTGGTCATAAATAAACCAATGATCTATCACACATATAGTTGGGTATAATTTACACAGGAAGCAAACTCACATGTTGGCCGCAAGTATAATTAAAAGTAGACAATAAATGGAAACAGAAAACTTACCCCAAGGCGAAAGGCTGTCCCATTGCTCCGACAGTTATCAGCTAGATCCTTGGTCACTTGCAAAGCATCTTGCATCGTGTTTCCAGATGCAATCACTGCACAGATTATGGCACCAGCTGATGAACCAGCTAACGGAGTTCTTTCCTAATGTAAGTCCCAGATAAAGAAACCACTATAAGAAaacttgctaaaaaaaaaagcagcagcaTACATACAAAATGTATCACACGTAAGTCCTAAAATCACAAGCATAGGAATGCAGAATTTCCATGCATAAAAATAGCAGGCAATGTTACCACCTAGACAGTACAGTAGCATAAAAATTGAGAGCTCTAGCCAGCCATGGCACCAacaagctactactactactcctactaagCTAAAGAGACCAACACGGAAATTCGACTGTTGTTAGCCACAATTTCATCTCGAAAGTAACCCGCTCATTGGCTAAAGAGACCAATGTGAATTGGATTGTTGTTAGCCATAATTTCATCTCAAAGAAACAAGCCCCAATAGCTAAGCAGACAAACGTAAATTGGATTGTTGCTGGCCACAATTTCATCTCGAGAGAGAAACAATCTCCACTATCGTAGGCACACGGATCTCACAATTCATCTGAGCAGAAGCTCCTGTCTCCTACTGCAAAAATCAAGTACGCGTTCGCGTAGAAGAGGTAAGAGAGATGGGGGGTGGACGCGCACCGTGAGGTAGCCCCTGTCGATGAGGCACTGCGCGACGCCGAGGTGGTAGGGGAAGAGCAGCCCGGCGGCGGAGAAGCTGAACCCGGGGCCGgtcagctcccgccgccgccgctccgcatCCACGTCCTCGGGCCGCTGCTCCCACACCACCCCGTccttcgcctccacctcctccaccgccgcgcccccgcccctccccgcgcgcaccagcagcgccgccagcCCCAGGAACACCTCCCCCGTCCTCACCGCGAGCGACCTCTTTTCGGTCCCctcgggcagcggcggcggcggcggcggctccgggtcgcggcccgcggcggcgcgggccagCATGAAGCGACGGAAGCCCCGCggccgcgcggaggcggaggcggaggagggaggggtggaGGATGGCGGCTGGGGCTTGGGAgggaggccggaggcggcggaggaggagaaggcgaggagggagggggccatgggggctcgccggcggccgccgccgacgacacgtGTGCTCGCGCGGCGAAGCATCTGCAACGTCGTTAATTCGTTTACGTgcgtggaaaaaaaattaaaaaatcgatgtagttttcttgtttttgtCCTTTTGTTTTCGATTTTATTTTCCGTGGGCAAACGGAACGACACGTGTCGCTGCCCAAGTCGATGTACGTCGTAGCTTTGGATAGTAGAACTCCGTATGCAGGAATTTTTCGTAGCATTGGTATGGCTCAGATCGGAAGTACTTCGTCTGTTCCACAATATAAGAGAATCTGAGTTTTTaattacaacgtttgaccactcgtcttatttaaattttatttgtaaatataaaaaacgaaaaattatgcttaaagtactgtagataataaagtaagtcataaataaaataaataataatttcaaaaaaaattgaataagacgagtggtcaaacgttacaagcaaaaactcaaaatcccttatattatgggacggagggaatagtatTTAGTTTTTGTATCACCTATacattttttgacaaattttctcctaaatatttgacagatataattatagtacaatcgtaatataattacactgtaaattgtaacttgtatataactttcaaaaatctctccgcaACATATTATTTCAGTGAAACAGAGGTCGTGGGAACGAATCCTCTCACATATGTGCGCGTAAtgacttttttccttcttcacttgcacaaattttaaaataaatctaaCGGTTTgaaattatatgaaagttgcatGCGAGTTACATTGTAGTTgtatgtaagttacagtgtaattacactgtaagttacagtgtaattacactacaattgtactgtaattatatttgccaaatttttaggagaaaatatgtcgacaaatatatagcaaaattgtttaGTTTAAAGTGATGAGATGTGATTATCTCTTCACACCAATATTGCTCGCAAAATGCAGGTCAATTTTTTCTATCCTATTCACCATTTTTTTGGTGTATTGGACTCATTACTTAAGTGTTGACTTCCTATGGTTCCTTGGTGTTAATGTGTTATTATTATGGCATGTACCGCATATCTCTCTCGTTATCTCTCCTGATAGTGTTTTATAAGTCAATTGAGTAGATAAGAAAAGGGTGTGTTTATATATGCACTCCGCATCATATAAGATCAATCTATTGCATTGAGTATATTGCTATCATGGTATCTGACTTTGGTCTACGCTTCCGCTCCAAACCCTAAacacacgccgccgtcgccgccatgtcTACATCGTCTTCCTCGCCCTCCTCTCACGAGATGCTCATCGATGTCGTAGCTACGGCCGTCGGTGACTTCGTGCGCACCTCCTAACAGCCATCGGCTGGTCTTAAGGTTGACGCTACCACCGTACAAACCGTCGCCGGCTCTGCCACTGAGAAGGCCTCCACTGCTGTGCGTGCCTCCCTCGCCAGACTCCTGCCCTAAGTGCCGACTCTTCCCAAGTCCGTCTCGGCGGCCCTGGAGGACCTGCCGTCAACCATGACACTGCCTTTGTTGCTCTCTGTTGACTCTTCTCCCTGGCCTTGTGACGCTTCTCAGCCAGCTTACCACACATGGTCTTCCTACTGCTGTTGCACCATTGTCATCCACGACCGTCGCTCCTCCGCATGGTGTTCATAGTGTGCCCACCATCCAGGCACCCTGATGCGGACATCACTCCTTTGGATACACATAACAATTctccaacggtcattcaaggactgataacaagagctcgtgcgcgacaattgaatttagaggtgagctcgttcctatgttcttctttgtatgaattcgagaatagattgctacctaatgattatattgtgactAGGAACCatggaggggacaaggagacacttggagaaggacttagagccatggattatcatcgaggacgtccaagtcaaggtggaggcccaaaccaagtcgacCTCGGGAgcaattcggagtccaggaccagttTGCACTAAAACGGACGCCTAGGTCGCATACGTGCTAGGATTGGGGtattctttatatggatggaaagctaagaagataacatatccaatggttttggtcccacgtccaaattctttcTAAGTCAAcgggaattgaccgaacaa
The nucleotide sequence above comes from Oryza glaberrima chromosome 11, OglaRS2, whole genome shotgun sequence. Encoded proteins:
- the LOC127753881 gene encoding uncharacterized protein LOC127753881 — translated: MLRRASTRVVGGGRRRAPMAPSLLAFSSSAASGLPPKPQPPSSTPPSSASASARPRGFRRFMLARAAAGRDPEPPPPPPLPEGTEKRSLAVRTGEVFLGLAALLVRAGRGGGAAVEEVEAKDGVVWEQRPEDVDAERRRRELTGPGFSFSAAGLLFPYHLGVAQCLIDRGYLTERTPLAGSSAGAIICAVIASGNTMQDALQVTKDLADNCRSNGTAFRLGAVLKDVLDRFLPDDVHIRCNGRIRVAITQLSWRPRGLLVDQFDSKDDVISAVITSSFIPGYLAPRPATFFRNRLCIDGGLTLFMPPTSASETVRICAFPASRLGLQGIGISPDCNPENRASPRQLFNWALEPAEDEVLDKLYELGYLDAAVWADQNQVELIVKNEQPLRVTD